The window ACCATGGTTTACTGTGGCTCAACAACAGCCTCTATCTCTGAAGTTAGCTTCACCGAATCGGCTGACCCCTTTGAACCTACCGCAACTTACCCTCGGCTTCCTCTAGTTTCCGATATGCCGACGGATACGATGGAATCCAAAGAACTGACACAAGCGCTACACTCCCAGCAACAGCCAACTTCAAAAACTTTGGGAAACTTATCAGACGGGCAAATTGCTGATGAAACTATCACACCTTTGGTTTCGTCCCGTAAGAAATATCGTAAATTGATCGCGATTGGTGGAGGTATTGTTGCTTCCGTAAGTCTGGCCTTTGGTATCTACCACGTTTATGGATATACCATGTCATTGGCAGAAAGTCAATGGGTACAAAGGATATCACTCTCAAAAACCCTTCCTGGAGATTCAAACTCTTTTAGTCCTGTGGCTATTAGCCCAGATGGCAAAACTCTTGCGAGTGGAAGTGAGGATGGAACCATCAAATTGTGGGATTTACAGACCGGGAAACTGAGAAATACACTGAAGAGACCTCCATCATCCGATAAGCGTTCAAAAGCAGTTAGAGCGATCGCATTCAGCCCAGATGGTAAAAGTCTTGCTAGTGGGGGTGAGGACAACGGTATCAAGGTTTGGAATCTCGACACTAAAACATTACTCCACACTCTTTCCGAAAAATCGTATTGGATTAGCGCGTTAGCGATTAGCCCCGATAGTCAGACGCTTGTGGGTGGCAATGCCGACGGCTATATAACGATTGGGAATTTGAGAACTGGGGAACTCCAGAACTTTTTTGCTGGACATTCCATCATCGTTAACTCCCTCGCTATCAGCCCAGATGGACAAACTGCCGTTAGCGGTAGCGATGATAATACCATCAAGGTCTGGGAAATTAAGACGGGGCAGTTAATTCACACGCTTACCCCCCCTGATTCTCGCCGCGTCTTCGCTGTTGCCATCAGTCCCGATGGAAAGACAATTGCCAGTGGCAGTGAGGATGGAGTCGTTAGGCTGTGGAATCTGGGCAGTGGAAAACTCATCCAAAGTTTGCCAGTTGGTTCAGCGTCGATTAATGTTGTCGCCTATAGAGTTGATGGACATACTCTCGTGAGTGGCAGTCGTGATGGAACCATTCGGCTATGGGATGTCAGGACTCGAAAGGTGCTGCGGACTATGCCAGGGCATTCAGAACCGATTTATTCCCTTGCCTTGAGTCCGGATGAGCAGACACTTGTGAGTAGCAGCAAGGATGAGACGATTAAAATTTGGCGAGTGCCATAGCCTAGATATTACTGGGAGAGGGGGATTTTGCAAGAAATCTATTTTTTAGGCGATCGCGCCAGCCTTTAAATTTCCTAACTGTCCAAGCTACACTAGCAAGTAGTTTTGATTACGAATCCGTAAGTCCCTGTAATCTACGACTGCAAAAATATAAGGTGCATTTTACGTCAGTAAGTCAGTCAAATCGCTCCAATCTTTAGACTGCAAAAGTTAAAGCTCCTTTAATATTTCTTGATAAATACACATTTAGCTCGCTCCCTATAATCTGCCACTGCATCAAGGTCATGCAAGGAAACACTCTTAATAGCCAGGGCGCAAACGCCATCATCGGGAAAATTCTTTGCGATCGCTTCCAAATTATCCAACACTTGGGAGGCGGGGGGTTTGGTCAGACTTACCTTGCCGAAGACTTACAGCAACCAAGTAACTCGCCGTGTGTTGTTAAGCAACTCCAGCCCAAGTCTAAAAATCCAGATACCTTGCAAACTGCAAGAGTTTTGTTCGAGAGGGAAGCCAAAGTTCTTTACCAGTTGGGCGACCATCCTCAAATTCCTGAT of the Allocoleopsis franciscana PCC 7113 genome contains:
- a CDS encoding serine/threonine-protein kinase, which encodes MLGKTLSGRYHIVQHLGGGGFGQTYLAEDLQLPSNPLCVVKQLKPKSTDSSTLQTAKRFFDREAEVLYKLGNHDQIPRLLAHFEQEQEFYLVQECIEGHDLKQELPRGKRLTEAQVIVLCQDILQILEFVHQQHVIHRDIKPANIIRRRQDGKLVLIDFGAVKEVTTGAINPSGNTSFSVAIGSPGYMPNEQLGGKPQFCSDIYAVGVLGIQALTGLSSSQLPQDLRTSEILWRDKWLHNMPPQQVQTSLELADVLDKMVRYDYRQRYQTVTEALQAFEQLTMVYCGSTTASISEVSFTESADPFEPTATYPRLPLVSDMPTDTMESKELTQALHSQQQPTSKTLGNLSDGQIADETITPLVSSRKKYRKLIAIGGGIVASVSLAFGIYHVYGYTMSLAESQWVQRISLSKTLPGDSNSFSPVAISPDGKTLASGSEDGTIKLWDLQTGKLRNTLKRPPSSDKRSKAVRAIAFSPDGKSLASGGEDNGIKVWNLDTKTLLHTLSEKSYWISALAISPDSQTLVGGNADGYITIGNLRTGELQNFFAGHSIIVNSLAISPDGQTAVSGSDDNTIKVWEIKTGQLIHTLTPPDSRRVFAVAISPDGKTIASGSEDGVVRLWNLGSGKLIQSLPVGSASINVVAYRVDGHTLVSGSRDGTIRLWDVRTRKVLRTMPGHSEPIYSLALSPDEQTLVSSSKDETIKIWRVP